A single Alosa sapidissima isolate fAloSap1 chromosome 17, fAloSap1.pri, whole genome shotgun sequence DNA region contains:
- the ccny gene encoding cyclin-Y isoform X5: protein MEYNPSDHPRASTIFLSKSQTDVREKRKSLYINHLTHISESKHAAAPLRRKYSSCSTIFLDDSTVSQPNLKYTIKCVALAIYYHIKNRDVDGRMVLDIFDEKLHPLSKSEVPSDYEKHDPEQKQIYRFVRTLFSAAQLTAECAIVTLVYLERLLTYAEIDICPANWKRIVLGAILLASKVWDDQAVWNVDYCQILKDITVEDMNELERQFLELLQFNINVPSSVYAKYYFDLRSLSEANNLSFPLEPLSRDKAQKLEAISRLCDDKYKDLRKGSKKRSVSADNLTVVRWSPAIIS from the exons ATGGAGTACAACCCCTCGGACCATCCACGTGCCAGCACGATCTTTCTCAGCAAGTCTCAGACAGATG TACGGGAAAAGCGGAAAAGCCTATACATTAACCAT TTAACACACATCTCGGAGTCCAAG CATGCGGCTGCCCCCTTGAGACGCAAGTACAGCTCTTGTTCAACCATTTTCTTGGACGATAGTACCGTCAGCCAGCCCAACCTCAAATACACCATCAAATG TGTAGCTCTTGCAATATACTACCATATAAAGAACAG AGATGTGGATGGTAGGATGGTATTAGATATTTTTGATGAAAAACTCCATCCTCTTTCA AAATCGGAGGTGCCGTCAGACTATGAGAAGCATGACCCAGAGCAGAAGCAAATCTACCGGTTTGTGCGGACACTCTTCAGTGCAGCTCAACTCACTGCTGAGTGCGCCATCGTCACACTG GTCTACCTTGAAAGGCTGCTGACATATGCAGAGATTGACATATGTCCTGCTAACTGGAAGAGGATTGTTTTGGGTGCCATACTTCTGGCCTCCaaggtatgggatgaccaggcAGTCTGGAACGTGGACTATTGCCAGATTCTAAAGGACATCACCGTTGAAGacat GAATGAGCTGGAGAGGCAGTTTTTGGAGCTGCTTCAGTTCAACATCAATGTGCCGTCAAGTGTCTATGCCAAGTACTACTTTGACCTGCGCTCACTGTCGGAGGCCAACAACCTAAGCTTCCCTCTGGAGCCCCTTAGCAGAGACAAGGCACAGAAGCTTGAG gCCATCTCTAGATTGTGTGATGACAAATACAAGGACTTGAGAAAAGGCTCCAAGAAGCGATCAGTCAGTGCCGATAACCTAACGGTGGTCAGATGGTCCCCTGCCATCATCTCCTAA
- the ccny gene encoding cyclin-Y isoform X6, whose product MEYNPSDHPRASTIFLSKSQTDVREKRKSLYINHHAAAPLRRKYSSCSTIFLDDSTVSQPNLKYTIKCVALAIYYHIKNRDVDGRMVLDIFDEKLHPLSKSEVPSDYEKHDPEQKQIYRFVRTLFSAAQLTAECAIVTLVYLERLLTYAEIDICPANWKRIVLGAILLASKVWDDQAVWNVDYCQILKDITVEDMNELERQFLELLQFNINVPSSVYAKYYFDLRSLSEANNLSFPLEPLSRDKAQKLEAISRLCDDKYKDLRKGSKKRSVSADNLTVVRWSPAIIS is encoded by the exons ATGGAGTACAACCCCTCGGACCATCCACGTGCCAGCACGATCTTTCTCAGCAAGTCTCAGACAGATG TACGGGAAAAGCGGAAAAGCCTATACATTAACCAT CATGCGGCTGCCCCCTTGAGACGCAAGTACAGCTCTTGTTCAACCATTTTCTTGGACGATAGTACCGTCAGCCAGCCCAACCTCAAATACACCATCAAATG TGTAGCTCTTGCAATATACTACCATATAAAGAACAG AGATGTGGATGGTAGGATGGTATTAGATATTTTTGATGAAAAACTCCATCCTCTTTCA AAATCGGAGGTGCCGTCAGACTATGAGAAGCATGACCCAGAGCAGAAGCAAATCTACCGGTTTGTGCGGACACTCTTCAGTGCAGCTCAACTCACTGCTGAGTGCGCCATCGTCACACTG GTCTACCTTGAAAGGCTGCTGACATATGCAGAGATTGACATATGTCCTGCTAACTGGAAGAGGATTGTTTTGGGTGCCATACTTCTGGCCTCCaaggtatgggatgaccaggcAGTCTGGAACGTGGACTATTGCCAGATTCTAAAGGACATCACCGTTGAAGacat GAATGAGCTGGAGAGGCAGTTTTTGGAGCTGCTTCAGTTCAACATCAATGTGCCGTCAAGTGTCTATGCCAAGTACTACTTTGACCTGCGCTCACTGTCGGAGGCCAACAACCTAAGCTTCCCTCTGGAGCCCCTTAGCAGAGACAAGGCACAGAAGCTTGAG gCCATCTCTAGATTGTGTGATGACAAATACAAGGACTTGAGAAAAGGCTCCAAGAAGCGATCAGTCAGTGCCGATAACCTAACGGTGGTCAGATGGTCCCCTGCCATCATCTCCTAA
- the LOC121687931 gene encoding gap junction delta-4 protein, giving the protein MGSHSAYEAIVVTVNHNITVVGKLWLLIMVFLRVVILIFAGYPLYLDEQDRFVCNTIQPGCSNVCYDLFAPFSLFRFWLFQFTILCLPYVTFVAYIIHKVLSDYVVFSDTTSHKMKSIEIQQGSTQKGALRKASHIQAELSMLRNFNGAYILQLLLRIFLEAGFGAAHYYLFGFYIPKRFLCQQSPCTTTVDCYVSRPTEKTVMLNFMLGTTAFSLLLNILDMICAIKRSVRQKSKRRMLVQNMYEEQQFYLSPAESHGAIDANVSTVEEMVASVANGSFRKRGMSRSSGDDGVSAHLEDPPCGRGTPLVPMLGPVNANSGENGYLTPTQGECPEREGSDVALCPTEQIGTPRPIRVSKRSRLKPPPPPRRDKPPGTSSVDVVTAATAVCTRRVGHYTLVEMSGPDMPSNSSDNQEKKSEWV; this is encoded by the exons ATGGGGAGCCATTCTGCATATGAAGCTATTGTTGTTACAGTCAACCACAACATCACTGTTGTAG GAAAACTATGGCTGCTCATTATGGTTTTCCTGCGTGTTGTCATCCTCATCTTTGCTGGATACCCACTCTATCTGGATGAGCAGGACAGATTTGTTTGCAACACAATTCAACCAGGCTGCTCAAATGTGTGTTATGATCTTTTTGCTCCATTCTCCCTCTTCCGCTTCTGGCTGTTTCAGTTTACCATCCTCTGTCTGCCATATGTGACATTTGTTGCCTACATCATTCACAAAGTGCTATCAGATTATGTTGTTTTCTCTGACACTACTTCACACAAGATGAAATCCATTGAAATCCAGCAGGGATCTACCCAGAAAGGAGCCCTTCGCAAGGCAAGTCACATTCAAGCAGAGCTCAGCATGTTGAGGAACTTCAATGGAGCTTACATCCTCCAGCTGCTCCTGCGGATTTTTTTGGAGGCAGGATTTGGGGCAGCCCACTACTATCTATTCGGTTTTTACATTCCCAAGCGCTTCTTGTGCCAGCAATCACCTTGTACAACTACAGTGGACTGCTATGTCTCCAGACCCACAGAGAAAACTGTCATGCTGAACTTCATGTTGGGGACAACTGCCTTTTCCCTTCTTCtcaatattttggacatgatCTGTGCCATTAAGCGCTCAGTGAGGCAGAAGTCCAAAAGGAGGATGCTAGTGCAGAATATGTATGAGGAGCAGCAGTTTTACCTCTCACCGGCAGAAAGCCACGGAGCCATTGATGCTAATGTGTCCACAGTGGAGGAAATGGTGGCTTCAGTAGCAAATGGAAGTTTCAGGAAAAGAGGGATGAGTAGGTCCAGCGGGGATGATGGTGTGTCAGCACATCTGGAGGATCCTCCTTGTGGTCGAGGAACACCTCTTGTTCCCATGCTGGGTCCTGTGAATGCTAACAGTGGGGAAAATGGCTACCTAACACCCACTCAGGGAGAatgcccagagagagagggcagtgaTGTGGCACTGTGTCCTACAGAGCAAATTGGTACGCCCAGGCCCATCCGGGTCAGTAAACGGAGCCGTCTTAAACCACCCCCACCGCCCAGACGGGATAAGCCGCCTGGGACAAGTTCTGTCGATGTGGTGACAGCAGCTACTGCAGTCTGTACCAGAAGAGTAGGACACTACACACTGGTAGAGATGAGTGGCCCCGACATGCCCTCAAACAGTAGTGACAACCAGGAGAAGAAGTCGGAGTGGGTCTGA